The Carassius carassius chromosome 9, fCarCar2.1, whole genome shotgun sequence genome includes a region encoding these proteins:
- the LOC132148533 gene encoding desumoylating isopeptidase 1-like produces MDQRDSTFGVQLFIYDLSRGMARQLSPIMLGKQLDGIWHTSIVVYGEEFFYGGAGISSCPPGGTMLGPPDTVVELGNTEVTEEIFMDYLSSLGETIYSGDKYRLFQHNCNTFTNELAQFLTGNKIPSYITDLPSEVLSTPFGQVLRPILDLIHIAPPGGNVISRQNNHS; encoded by the exons ATGGATCAGCGCGACTCGACGTTTGGAGTGCAGCTCTTCATTTATGATCTGTCGAGGGGAATGGCACGACAGCTCAGCCCGATAATGTTAG GAAAACAGCTTGATGGGATTTG GCACACATCTATTGTGGTCTATGGAGAGGAGTTCTTCTATGGTGGTGCTGGGATCTCTAGTTGCCCTCCG GGTGGGACAATGCTCGGACCTCCAGACACAGTGGTGGAGCTGGGAAACACAGAGGTGACCGAGGAGATCTTTATGGATTATCTGTCCTCACTTGGAGAGACAATATatag tggtgacaaatacagattgtttcaacaCAACTGTAACACGTTCACTAATGAGTTGGCCCAGTTTCTCACTGGCAATAAAATTCCCTCCTATATCACAGATCTGCCCTCTGAAGTGCTGTCCAC gccATTTGGTCAGGTGTtgcggccaatcctggacttaaTACATATTGCCCCTCCAGGAGGAAACGTGATCAGCAGGCAAAATAATCATAGCTAG